A region from the Deltaproteobacteria bacterium PRO3 genome encodes:
- a CDS encoding DNA recombination protein RmuC has translation MTWALLAILVAVLALLVFLLVKHRDLQKSLEKSPEADMPLLLLNQQVEALREQVRVNLEGSAHLLQSQLGQLNQQLNQRLKDSSEVLQKSQETVNQRLDNAARVVAEVQGKLGKLEEANQRLFEVGKDIRSLQEILKAPKLRGSLGEFFLSDLLAQILPREHYELQHAFKNGEKVDAAIRLGDKWVPVDAKFPLENFQRLLATEQEAEKRALKTLFVSDVKKHINAIADKYIRPDEDTFDFALMYVPAENVYYEIIIKSDLSEGDHLLANYAMARRVIPVSPNTLYVYLHTIVLGLKGLRIEKEAKEILNGLNRLGADLGRIAEAFRKVGVHLNNAQGAFEDAEGRLTKFGDKMGRLHGQGEGAAAVAGVGESSLENNEKVRLLPGN, from the coding sequence ATGACCTGGGCCCTCCTAGCCATCCTCGTCGCGGTCCTCGCCTTGTTGGTCTTTCTCCTCGTCAAGCATCGCGACCTGCAGAAGAGCCTCGAAAAATCTCCCGAGGCCGACATGCCCCTGCTGCTGCTCAACCAGCAGGTCGAGGCGCTGCGCGAGCAGGTGCGGGTCAACCTCGAGGGCAGCGCTCACCTGCTGCAAAGCCAGCTCGGCCAACTCAATCAGCAGCTCAATCAGCGCTTGAAAGACTCCAGCGAAGTCCTTCAAAAATCACAAGAAACCGTCAATCAACGGCTCGACAACGCGGCCCGCGTCGTGGCCGAGGTTCAGGGCAAGTTGGGCAAATTGGAAGAGGCCAACCAGCGGCTCTTCGAGGTCGGCAAGGATATCCGATCCTTGCAAGAGATCCTCAAGGCCCCCAAGCTGCGCGGCTCGCTGGGCGAGTTTTTCCTTTCGGATCTCCTGGCGCAGATCTTGCCGCGCGAGCACTACGAGCTGCAGCACGCCTTTAAGAACGGCGAGAAGGTCGACGCCGCCATCCGGCTGGGCGACAAATGGGTCCCGGTGGACGCCAAGTTCCCCCTCGAAAACTTCCAGCGCCTCTTGGCCACCGAGCAGGAGGCCGAGAAGCGCGCCCTCAAGACCCTCTTCGTAAGCGACGTCAAGAAGCACATCAATGCGATCGCGGACAAGTACATCCGGCCCGACGAGGACACCTTCGACTTCGCCTTGATGTATGTCCCGGCGGAAAATGTCTATTACGAGATCATCATCAAGTCGGATCTCAGCGAGGGCGATCACCTATTGGCCAACTACGCGATGGCTCGTCGGGTGATCCCGGTGTCGCCGAACACGCTCTATGTCTACCTGCACACCATCGTCCTCGGTTTGAAGGGTTTACGCATCGAGAAGGAGGCCAAGGAAATCTTAAACGGCCTGAACCGTCTGGGCGCGGATCTGGGGCGCATCGCCGAGGCCTTCCGCAAGGTGGGCGTGCACCTGAACAACGCTCAGGGGGCCTTCGAGGACGCGGAGGGGCGGCTGACAAAATTCGGCGACAAGATGGGGCGCTTGCATGGGCAAGGGGAGGGCGCCGCGGCCGTCGCTGGGGTTGGGGAGTCTTCCTTAGAGAATAACGAGAAGGTGCGACTGCTGCCGGGGAATTAA